One genomic segment of Streptomyces liangshanensis includes these proteins:
- a CDS encoding lytic polysaccharide monooxygenase, with amino-acid sequence MTARRTATGIVVLGVAPLALAALAAGPAAAHGSMTDPVSRVAACFAEGPESPKSEACKAAVAIGGTQALYDWNGVNIANAAGKSRQLIPDGKLCSAGNDKFKGLDLARADWPSSPMTAGNRTFRYKGTAPHRGSFELYVTKDGYDPAAPLKWSDLEAKPFLKVTDPKLVNGDYVFTGIVPKKTGRHLIYSIWQRSDSPEAFYTCSDVVFGKDNGTVDGAVPAPSAPTEQEVAEGTGKSTIEHNGHGDQDASTGPGSGSGTGAGTATGAAQPPADEAADDDDANYPEAKNAAAPAEQAPESGDSATSAAAPDATTATDGADTAAAQPTGSEENLAETGADGTTPYFAIGGTAALAIGAAVMFGTVRRRAVASGRHGR; translated from the coding sequence ATGACCGCTCGTCGTACGGCCACCGGGATCGTCGTCCTCGGCGTCGCTCCCCTCGCGCTGGCCGCTCTCGCCGCCGGCCCGGCCGCCGCGCACGGTTCGATGACGGACCCGGTCAGCCGGGTGGCCGCGTGCTTCGCCGAAGGTCCTGAGAGCCCCAAGTCGGAGGCGTGCAAGGCGGCGGTGGCCATCGGGGGGACCCAGGCGCTGTACGACTGGAACGGCGTGAACATCGCCAACGCGGCCGGCAAGTCACGGCAGTTGATCCCGGACGGCAAGCTGTGCAGCGCGGGCAACGACAAGTTCAAGGGGCTCGACCTGGCGCGCGCCGACTGGCCGTCGTCCCCGATGACGGCGGGCAACCGCACCTTCCGCTACAAGGGCACCGCGCCGCACCGGGGTTCCTTCGAGCTGTACGTCACGAAGGACGGGTACGACCCGGCCGCGCCGCTCAAGTGGTCGGACCTGGAGGCGAAGCCGTTCCTCAAGGTGACCGACCCGAAGCTGGTGAACGGCGACTACGTGTTCACGGGGATCGTGCCGAAGAAGACGGGCCGTCACCTGATCTACTCGATCTGGCAGCGCTCGGACAGCCCCGAGGCCTTCTACACCTGCTCCGACGTGGTGTTCGGCAAGGACAACGGCACGGTCGACGGAGCCGTACCCGCCCCGTCCGCGCCCACCGAGCAGGAAGTCGCCGAGGGCACCGGCAAGTCCACCATCGAGCACAACGGGCACGGTGACCAGGACGCCTCCACCGGTCCGGGCAGCGGAAGCGGAACCGGCGCCGGTACGGCCACGGGCGCGGCGCAGCCCCCGGCGGACGAGGCGGCGGACGACGACGACGCCAACTACCCCGAGGCCAAGAACGCCGCCGCCCCGGCCGAACAGGCCCCGGAATCAGGCGACTCGGCCACCTCCGCCGCCGCCCCCGACGCCACGACCGCCACGGACGGCGCCGACACCGCCGCCGCGCAACCCACCGGCAGCGAGGAGAACCTCGCCGAGACGGGCGCCGACGGCACCACCCCGTACTTCGCGATCGGTGGCACGGCGGCGCTGGCCATCGGCGCCGCGGTGATGTTCGGCACGGTCCGCCGCCGGGCCGTGGCCTCGGGCCGCCACGGCCGCTGA
- a CDS encoding DNA polymerase Y family protein: protein MILCVRLPRGAEPALPALLGLIEDISPVVQVLPPAAALVDVRGAERYFGLDAAGIAAVLRVRALAHLGTGCAIGVAPTPMLARMAAHEAAPGTTYVVPDDERAVERFLAPGPVGALPGIGAATARALRAYGLDTIGAAAAVPLPTLQRLIGVRLGREVYEKAHGIDRTPVVPNAAARSIAAERTFALDELHQERQRRALLSITEELGAGMRGAGQVCGALTLTVRYADRSATVRTRALREPTAHSPALAAAVYRIHGSLGLQRARVRALSVRAEGLVPADGAARQLTFDPADERARRIEAVADQVRAKFGAGVLLPGSLAA from the coding sequence ATGATCCTCTGCGTACGCCTGCCGCGCGGCGCCGAACCGGCCCTGCCCGCGCTGCTCGGGCTGATCGAGGACATCAGCCCGGTGGTCCAGGTGCTGCCACCCGCCGCCGCGCTCGTCGACGTGCGCGGCGCCGAACGGTACTTCGGCCTCGACGCGGCCGGGATCGCCGCCGTCCTGCGGGTACGGGCGCTCGCGCACCTCGGGACCGGCTGTGCGATCGGGGTGGCCCCCACCCCGATGCTGGCCCGGATGGCCGCCCACGAGGCCGCGCCGGGCACGACGTACGTGGTGCCCGACGACGAACGCGCGGTGGAACGGTTCCTGGCCCCGGGCCCGGTGGGCGCGCTGCCCGGCATCGGCGCGGCGACGGCCCGCGCGCTGCGGGCGTACGGCCTCGACACCATCGGCGCGGCCGCCGCCGTACCGCTCCCGACGCTCCAGCGGCTCATCGGGGTGCGCCTGGGGCGCGAGGTGTACGAGAAGGCGCACGGCATCGACCGTACGCCGGTCGTCCCGAACGCCGCCGCGCGCTCGATCGCGGCCGAACGGACCTTCGCGCTGGACGAGTTGCACCAGGAGCGGCAGCGGCGCGCGCTGCTCTCGATCACGGAGGAGCTGGGGGCGGGGATGCGGGGGGCGGGCCAGGTGTGCGGCGCCCTGACCCTCACCGTGCGGTACGCGGACCGGTCCGCGACCGTCCGTACGCGCGCGCTGCGTGAGCCGACCGCGCACTCCCCGGCGCTCGCCGCGGCCGTGTACCGGATCCATGGGTCGCTCGGACTGCAACGGGCGCGTGTGCGGGCTCTTTCCGTACGGGCCGAGGGACTGGTCCCGGCGGACGGGGCCGCCCGCCAGCTGACGTTCGACCCGGCCGACGAACGGGCGCGGCGGATCGAGGCGGTGGCCGACCAGGTCCGGGCGAAGTTCGGCGCGGGAGTGTTGCTGCCCGGATCGCTGGCCGCCTGA
- a CDS encoding esterase/lipase family protein yields MLPSNDPDGRSWKRVPVLLAALLAALTIAVTPAAATTIDTPTRVTAAASPASAPASAASAAAVSRGWNNYSCKPSAAHPRPVVLVHGTFGNAVDNWLGLAPYLVDRGYCVFSLDYGQLPGVPLFYGLGPIDASAAQLATYVDKVLAATGAPKADLVGHSQGGMMPRHYLKFLGGAAKVNALVGIAPDNHGTTLLGLTRLLPYFPGAEALLSEATPGLADQVAGSAFLNRLNEGGDTVPGVRYTVIATRYDQVVTPYRSQFLTGPGVRNVLLQDLCPLDLSDHVAIGLLDRIAFHEVANALDPGRATPTTCASVIG; encoded by the coding sequence ATGCTGCCCTCGAACGATCCGGACGGACGGTCCTGGAAGCGCGTGCCGGTGTTGCTGGCCGCGTTGCTGGCCGCCCTGACGATCGCCGTGACCCCGGCCGCCGCGACCACGATCGACACCCCCACCCGCGTCACCGCCGCCGCTTCCCCCGCCTCCGCCCCGGCTTCCGCCGCCTCGGCCGCCGCCGTGAGCAGGGGGTGGAACAACTACTCCTGCAAGCCCTCGGCGGCACACCCCCGCCCCGTCGTCCTCGTCCACGGCACCTTCGGGAACGCCGTCGACAACTGGCTCGGCCTCGCGCCGTACCTGGTCGACCGGGGGTACTGCGTCTTCTCGCTCGACTACGGCCAACTCCCCGGCGTCCCGCTGTTCTACGGGCTCGGCCCCATCGACGCCTCGGCCGCCCAGCTCGCCACGTACGTCGACAAGGTCCTCGCCGCGACCGGCGCGCCGAAGGCGGACCTCGTCGGGCACTCGCAGGGCGGGATGATGCCGCGTCACTACCTGAAGTTCCTGGGCGGGGCGGCGAAGGTGAACGCCCTCGTCGGGATCGCCCCCGACAACCACGGCACCACCCTGCTCGGGCTCACCCGCCTCCTGCCCTACTTCCCCGGCGCGGAGGCCCTGTTGAGCGAGGCGACCCCCGGGCTCGCCGACCAGGTGGCCGGGTCCGCCTTCCTGAACCGGCTCAACGAGGGCGGTGACACCGTCCCCGGGGTGCGCTACACCGTCATCGCCACGCGGTACGACCAGGTGGTCACCCCGTACCGCTCCCAGTTCCTCACCGGCCCCGGGGTGCGCAACGTGCTGCTCCAGGACCTGTGCCCGCTCGACCTCTCCGACCACGTCGCCATCGGGCTCCTCGACCGGATCGCCTTCCACGAGGTCGCCAACGCGCTGGACCCCGGCCGGGCGACACCGACCACCTGCGCGTCGGTGATCGGCTGA
- a CDS encoding DNA polymerase III subunit alpha: protein MPGFTHLRTVSGFSLRYGASHPERLAERAAARGMDALALTDRDSLAGTVRFAKACAEEGIRPLFGVELAVEEGGRAGGGAAGRVRAGGGGGAVERGRASVGSGGVGSGRTGAAGGEWGRTADAGGAARRRVPVRGGAFVDESAPRAVFLARDGAAGWADLCRLVSTAHAAGEDSPLLPWGDNHGDGLTVLLGPGSETGRALAAGRPDRAARLLAPWREIYGDALRLEVVHHGRTGTGPGSLRHAARTLGFATEQGVRAVLSNAVRYADPGQGPVADVLDSARRLMPIDPRGTLDSGERWLKGPDAMVRTAELVAEAAGFRRDIAHRLLALTEETAASCVVDPEDDLGIGTVHFPEPRLVGADRRSASRVLRSRAAAGMVLRGYDRRGDHREYWDRMDDELRTIDRLGFASYFLTVAQVVSDVKGMGVRVTARGSGAGSLVNHLLGIAHADPVAHGLLMERFLSTRREGLPDIDIDVESARRLEVYRAILDRFGPERVAAVAMPETYRVRHAVRDVGAALSMDPAEIDRIAKSFPHIRARDARAALEELPELRALAGESERGGAKYTRLWDLVEALDALPRGIAMHPCGVLLSDASLLRRTPVVPTSGEHFPMSQFDKEDVERLGLLKLDVLGVRMQSAMAHAVTEIARATGEDLDLDDPAQVPEGDPETYRLIRSAETLGCFQIESPGQRDLVGRLQPATFHDLVVDISLFRPGPVAADMVRPFIEARHGRAPVRYPHADLEEALSETYGVVVFHEQIIRMVDIMTGCGKEEADKVRRGLSDPESQGRIRAWFERRTRERGYAPDVTARTWEIIEAFGSYGFCKAHAVAFAVPTYQSAWLKAHHPAAFYAGLLTHDPGMYPKRLLLADARRRGVPVLPLDVNRSAVTHHIELVSDGAARPGTWGLRLALSDVHGISEAEAARIEAGQPYSSLLDFWQRARPGRPVAERLAQVGALDAFGANRRDLLLHLFELHGAQRGAGSRGDQLPLGGGQRTAPVGLPDLGDAERLSAELGVLGMDASRHLMEDHYAFLKELGAFSAKRLRDVPHGATVLVAGAKVATQTPPIRSGKRVIFTTLDDGTGLVDLAFFDDSHEACAHTVFHSWLLLVRGVVQRRGARSLSVVGAAAWNLAELVELRKEGGLEAVAAALDAPAPAPSGDNGRRIRLPTGYEMNPWSDLRPPGEGLPTGRKLWHSSPGSAG from the coding sequence ATGCCCGGGTTCACGCATCTGCGCACCGTCTCCGGGTTCTCCCTGCGGTACGGGGCCTCGCACCCGGAGCGGCTGGCCGAGCGCGCGGCCGCGCGCGGCATGGACGCCCTCGCGCTGACCGACCGCGACAGCCTCGCGGGCACGGTCCGCTTCGCCAAGGCGTGCGCCGAGGAGGGGATCCGCCCGCTGTTCGGGGTGGAGCTGGCGGTGGAGGAAGGCGGCCGGGCGGGGGGCGGTGCGGCCGGGCGGGTGCGTGCGGGAGGGGGCGGCGGCGCTGTCGAGCGGGGACGTGCGTCGGTGGGTTCCGGTGGTGTCGGGTCGGGGCGTACCGGGGCGGCCGGTGGTGAGTGGGGTCGTACGGCGGACGCCGGCGGGGCCGCGCGCCGGCGCGTGCCCGTGCGGGGCGGGGCCTTCGTCGACGAGTCCGCGCCCCGCGCGGTCTTCCTCGCCCGGGACGGCGCGGCCGGCTGGGCCGACCTGTGCCGGCTCGTCTCCACCGCGCACGCCGCCGGGGAGGACAGCCCCCTGCTGCCCTGGGGGGACAACCACGGCGACGGGCTGACCGTGCTCCTCGGGCCCGGCTCCGAGACCGGCCGGGCCCTCGCGGCGGGCCGCCCCGACCGGGCCGCGCGGCTCCTCGCGCCCTGGCGCGAGATCTACGGGGACGCGCTGCGCCTGGAGGTCGTGCACCACGGCCGTACGGGCACCGGGCCCGGATCGCTGCGGCACGCCGCCCGCACGCTCGGGTTCGCCACCGAGCAGGGGGTACGAGCCGTCCTCAGCAACGCCGTGCGCTACGCCGACCCCGGGCAGGGGCCCGTCGCCGACGTGCTCGACTCGGCCCGCAGGCTGATGCCCATCGACCCGCGCGGCACCCTCGACAGCGGGGAGCGCTGGCTCAAGGGGCCGGACGCGATGGTCCGTACCGCCGAGCTGGTCGCCGAGGCCGCCGGATTCCGGCGGGACATCGCCCACCGGCTGCTCGCCCTGACCGAGGAGACCGCCGCGAGCTGCGTGGTCGACCCCGAGGACGACCTCGGCATCGGCACCGTCCACTTCCCCGAGCCCCGGCTGGTCGGCGCCGACCGCCGCAGCGCCTCGCGGGTGCTGCGCTCCCGCGCCGCCGCCGGGATGGTGCTGCGCGGCTACGACCGGCGCGGTGACCACCGGGAGTACTGGGACCGGATGGACGACGAGCTGCGCACCATTGACCGACTGGGCTTCGCCTCCTACTTCCTGACGGTGGCTCAGGTCGTGTCCGACGTGAAGGGCATGGGGGTCAGGGTCACCGCGCGGGGCTCGGGCGCGGGGTCCCTGGTCAACCACCTGCTGGGCATCGCCCACGCGGACCCGGTCGCGCACGGCCTGCTGATGGAACGTTTCCTCTCCACGCGCAGGGAAGGACTCCCCGACATCGACATCGACGTCGAGTCCGCGCGGCGGCTGGAGGTCTACCGCGCGATCCTCGACCGGTTCGGCCCCGAGCGGGTCGCGGCCGTCGCCATGCCGGAGACGTACCGGGTGCGCCATGCCGTACGGGACGTGGGCGCGGCCCTCTCCATGGACCCCGCCGAGATCGACCGGATCGCCAAGTCCTTCCCCCACATCCGGGCCAGGGACGCCCGCGCCGCCCTGGAGGAACTGCCCGAACTGCGCGCGCTCGCCGGGGAGTCGGAGCGGGGAGGCGCGAAGTACACCCGGCTGTGGGACCTGGTGGAGGCGCTGGACGCGCTGCCGCGCGGGATCGCCATGCACCCGTGCGGGGTGCTCCTCTCGGACGCCTCGCTGCTGCGCCGCACCCCGGTGGTGCCGACCAGCGGCGAGCACTTCCCCATGTCCCAGTTCGACAAGGAGGACGTCGAACGGCTGGGGCTGCTCAAACTCGACGTGCTGGGCGTACGGATGCAGTCGGCGATGGCGCACGCCGTCACGGAGATCGCGCGCGCCACGGGCGAGGACCTGGACCTGGACGATCCGGCGCAGGTCCCGGAGGGCGACCCGGAGACGTACCGGCTGATCCGCTCCGCCGAGACCCTGGGCTGCTTCCAGATCGAATCGCCGGGGCAGCGCGACCTGGTCGGCCGGCTCCAGCCCGCGACCTTCCACGACCTGGTGGTCGACATCTCGCTCTTCCGGCCGGGACCGGTGGCGGCCGACATGGTGCGCCCGTTCATCGAGGCCCGGCACGGCCGGGCGCCGGTCCGCTACCCGCACGCCGACCTGGAGGAGGCGTTGAGCGAGACGTACGGGGTGGTCGTCTTCCACGAACAGATCATCCGGATGGTCGACATCATGACGGGCTGCGGCAAGGAGGAGGCGGACAAGGTGCGCAGGGGGCTGTCCGACCCGGAGTCGCAGGGCAGGATCCGGGCCTGGTTCGAGCGGCGGACGCGGGAGCGGGGGTACGCGCCCGACGTGACCGCGCGCACCTGGGAGATCATCGAGGCGTTCGGCTCGTACGGCTTCTGCAAGGCGCACGCGGTCGCGTTCGCCGTACCGACCTACCAGTCGGCGTGGCTCAAGGCGCACCACCCGGCCGCCTTCTACGCCGGACTGCTCACCCACGACCCGGGGATGTACCCGAAGAGGCTGCTGCTGGCGGACGCGCGGCGGCGGGGGGTGCCGGTGCTGCCGCTGGACGTGAACCGGTCGGCCGTCACCCATCACATCGAACTGGTGTCCGATGGGGCCGCGCGGCCGGGGACCTGGGGGCTGCGGCTGGCGCTCTCCGACGTCCACGGCATCAGCGAGGCGGAGGCGGCACGGATCGAGGCGGGGCAGCCGTACTCCTCGCTGCTGGACTTCTGGCAGCGGGCCCGGCCGGGCCGCCCGGTGGCCGAACGGCTCGCGCAGGTCGGCGCGTTGGACGCCTTCGGCGCCAACCGCCGGGACCTGCTGCTGCACCTGTTCGAACTGCACGGCGCCCAGCGCGGAGCGGGGTCCCGCGGTGACCAACTCCCGCTCGGCGGAGGGCAGCGGACCGCTCCCGTCGGACTGCCCGACCTGGGCGACGCGGAGCGCCTGAGCGCCGAGTTGGGCGTGCTCGGCATGGACGCCTCCCGCCATCTGATGGAGGACCACTACGCGTTCCTCAAGGAGCTCGGCGCGTTCTCCGCCAAACGCCTGCGGGACGTGCCCCACGGCGCGACCGTCCTGGTGGCGGGGGCCAAGGTGGCGACCCAGACCCCGCCGATCCGCTCCGGCAAGCGGGTCATCTTCACCACGCTGGACGACGGGACGGGCCTGGTCGACCTGGCCTTCTTCGACGACAGCCACGAGGCGTGCGCGCACACGGTGTTCCACTCCTGGCTGCTGCTGGTACGGGGGGTGGTGCAGCGGCGCGGGGCGCGGAGCCTGAGCGTGGTGGGGGCGGCGGCGTGGAACCTGGCGGAGCTGGTGGAGCTGCGGAAGGAGGGCGGCCTGGAGGCGGTCGCGGCGGCACTGGACGCGCCCGCGCCTGCTCCGTCCGGGGACAACGGCCGGCGGATCAGGCTGCCCACCGGCTACGAGATGAACCCGTGGTCCGACCTCCGGCCGCCCGGCGAAGGCCTGCCCACCGGGCGGAAGTTGTGGCACTCCAGCCCGGGGAGCGCGGGATGA
- a CDS encoding NAD(P)/FAD-dependent oxidoreductase → MYDVIVVGARCAGSPVAMLLARQGHRVLMVDRSSFPSDAVSTHYIHQAGLSRLKDWGLLDEVIDAKTPAIRKMNFSYRGIELNGFAEPIDGIDAVYCPRRVVLDEILVNAARRAGVEVIEGFTVSGVVSSDGRVTGIRGRTGDGPEREFRSTVVVGADGFHSTVAKAVGAGLYNVRPASGFIYYSYFSGLDWGLNHKTGFNENWIGTWPTNGDVTMLATICARDQLKEFRQDVDNRFQGVFDDIVPELGAELRDRGTREEPFKPMRYPDNYYRQAHGPGWALVGDAGYHKDPLTGWGITDAFLHGELLAARLHEGLAGERPMEEALAEYQATRDEESAGVYDYTTTLAELTPLPPFLDLVLSSVSTSQEWTDKMLGLIAGGVEDHEIYAPDNLKRLFDDAGVPEEKRLYDFS, encoded by the coding sequence ATGTACGACGTTATTGTCGTGGGCGCACGCTGTGCAGGATCGCCTGTCGCCATGCTTTTGGCCCGCCAAGGTCACCGCGTTCTGATGGTTGATCGTTCATCATTTCCCAGTGACGCGGTTTCGACCCACTACATTCACCAGGCCGGCCTTTCCCGCCTGAAGGACTGGGGGCTGCTCGACGAGGTCATCGACGCGAAGACACCGGCGATCCGCAAGATGAACTTCTCGTACCGCGGCATCGAATTGAACGGATTCGCCGAGCCCATCGACGGAATCGACGCGGTGTACTGCCCGCGCCGCGTCGTCCTCGACGAGATCCTCGTCAACGCGGCGCGCCGCGCCGGTGTGGAGGTCATCGAGGGCTTCACCGTCTCCGGAGTGGTCTCCTCCGACGGCCGGGTGACCGGTATCCGGGGGCGTACGGGCGACGGCCCCGAGCGGGAGTTCCGCTCGACGGTCGTGGTGGGCGCCGACGGGTTCCATTCCACGGTCGCCAAGGCGGTGGGCGCCGGGCTCTACAACGTCCGCCCCGCCTCCGGATTCATCTACTACTCGTATTTCAGCGGCCTCGACTGGGGCCTGAACCACAAGACCGGGTTCAACGAGAACTGGATCGGCACGTGGCCCACCAACGGCGACGTCACCATGCTGGCCACCATCTGCGCCCGTGACCAGCTCAAGGAGTTCCGCCAGGACGTCGACAACCGCTTCCAGGGGGTCTTCGACGACATCGTGCCCGAGCTCGGCGCCGAGCTGCGCGACCGGGGCACCCGCGAGGAGCCCTTCAAGCCGATGCGCTACCCGGACAACTACTACCGGCAGGCCCACGGCCCGGGCTGGGCCCTGGTCGGCGACGCCGGCTACCACAAGGACCCGCTCACCGGCTGGGGCATCACGGACGCCTTCCTGCACGGGGAGCTGCTCGCGGCCCGGCTCCACGAGGGCCTGGCGGGGGAGCGGCCCATGGAGGAGGCCCTCGCCGAGTACCAGGCGACGCGCGACGAGGAGAGCGCGGGGGTGTACGACTACACCACCACCCTCGCCGAGCTCACCCCTCTGCCGCCGTTCCTCGACCTGGTCCTCAGCTCCGTCAGCACCAGCCAGGAGTGGACGGACAAGATGCTCGGCCTGATAGCCGGCGGCGTCGAGGACCACGAGATCTACGCGCCGGACAACCTGAAGCGCCTCTTCGACGACGCGGGTGTCCCCGAGGAGAAGCGGCTCTACGACTTCTCCTAG
- a CDS encoding aromatic ring-hydroxylating oxygenase subunit alpha translates to MFDLIDEQDEERPYFETGGVGRSHDFYTGERQHRREMARIYGRRWLPVDHVSRLKEKGSYSTLNIGTGSVLLMHGDNGIQAYHNYCRHRGYKLVEEATGKRQSVVCLYHCWVYDRNGKLKSLNGTYFDHFFEKEKNGLVPVRTEVRFGVVFIAFSDDAPDLDASLGQFGEFARVYELAELECVQAKDYPVASNWKLVAHNVNESLHFPTAHKDLHRITDFDDAGTYDLKGDIVGAWQSIRGGYNSVSMTGRSGRSPMPLVPEGDQQKINWITILPNLLFGFTADYVMMQWVWPESPGTCFVRHFWLFHPSETAKDDFSHEAVFALWDKANYEDWELCERTQRGLSNPMWAPGQLSLDEEVVSQIDAWVARETEEDEG, encoded by the coding sequence ATGTTCGATCTCATTGACGAGCAGGATGAGGAAAGGCCCTATTTCGAGACGGGCGGGGTCGGCCGTTCGCACGACTTCTACACCGGTGAGCGCCAGCACCGGCGGGAGATGGCGCGGATCTACGGCCGGCGCTGGCTGCCGGTGGACCACGTGTCCCGGCTGAAGGAGAAGGGGTCGTACAGCACCCTCAACATCGGCACCGGCTCCGTGCTGCTGATGCACGGTGACAACGGCATCCAGGCGTACCACAACTACTGCCGGCACCGGGGTTACAAGCTGGTGGAGGAGGCCACGGGCAAGCGCCAGAGTGTGGTGTGTCTCTACCACTGCTGGGTGTACGACAGGAACGGCAAGCTCAAGAGCCTCAACGGCACCTACTTCGACCACTTCTTCGAGAAGGAGAAGAACGGGCTGGTGCCGGTCAGGACCGAGGTCAGGTTCGGTGTGGTCTTCATCGCGTTCTCCGACGACGCGCCCGATCTCGACGCCTCCCTGGGGCAGTTCGGCGAGTTCGCCCGGGTCTACGAGCTGGCCGAGCTGGAGTGTGTGCAGGCGAAGGACTACCCGGTCGCCTCGAACTGGAAGCTCGTCGCGCACAACGTCAACGAGAGCCTGCACTTCCCCACCGCGCACAAGGACCTGCACCGCATCACCGACTTCGACGACGCCGGCACGTACGACCTCAAGGGCGACATCGTCGGCGCCTGGCAGTCGATCCGCGGGGGCTACAACTCCGTCTCCATGACGGGGCGCAGCGGGCGCTCGCCCATGCCGCTCGTCCCCGAGGGCGACCAGCAGAAGATCAACTGGATCACCATCCTGCCCAACCTCCTGTTCGGCTTCACCGCCGACTACGTGATGATGCAGTGGGTCTGGCCGGAGAGCCCCGGCACCTGTTTCGTACGGCACTTCTGGCTCTTCCACCCCTCGGAGACCGCCAAGGACGACTTCTCCCACGAAGCGGTGTTCGCGCTCTGGGACAAGGCCAACTACGAGGACTGGGAGCTGTGCGAGCGCACCCAGCGCGGCCTGTCCAACCCGATGTGGGCGCCGGGCCAGCTCTCCCTCGACGAGGAAGTCGTCTCGCAGATCGACGCGTGGGTCGCCCGCGAGACCGAAGAGGACGAGGGATGA